In Halobaculum sp. XH14, a single genomic region encodes these proteins:
- a CDS encoding DUF1684 domain-containing protein codes for MTDDDWAAQVRANRAEKDEFFAEHRQSPLPAEERESFDGLDYFDPDPAYRLSATVTVHDDPDPVELTVRNGEAARFERAVTFSFALPRDDGGTAEATLVGYGRDGEETLFVPFRDKTTGQETYDGGRYMDLHPEGTLSDADDVVLDFNLAYTPFCAFSDAFACPLPPTENWLEGAVRAGERSR; via the coding sequence GTGACCGACGACGACTGGGCCGCGCAGGTGCGTGCCAACCGCGCCGAGAAGGACGAGTTCTTCGCCGAGCACCGGCAGTCGCCGCTCCCGGCCGAGGAGCGCGAGTCGTTCGACGGCCTGGACTACTTCGACCCGGACCCGGCCTACCGCCTGTCGGCGACCGTCACCGTTCACGACGACCCGGACCCCGTCGAACTGACGGTGCGGAACGGCGAGGCGGCACGGTTCGAGCGGGCGGTGACGTTCTCGTTCGCGCTCCCGCGCGACGACGGCGGGACCGCCGAGGCGACCCTGGTCGGCTACGGACGGGACGGCGAGGAGACGCTCTTCGTGCCGTTCCGCGACAAGACGACCGGCCAGGAGACGTACGACGGCGGGCGATACATGGACCTCCATCCGGAGGGAACGCTCTCGGACGCCGACGACGTCGTGCTGGATTTCAACCTGGCGTACACGCCCTTCTGTGCGTTCTCGGACGCCTTCGCCTGCCCCCTCCCGCCGACCGAGAACTGGCTGGAGGGCGCGGTCCGCGCCGGCGAACGGAGTCGCTGA
- a CDS encoding DUF7282 domain-containing protein produces MKRRTLISALVLLSAVVGVAALAGPVAAQETTETANRTASVEYDDQSIDATVTIAETTLPDGGFVAVYNQSGNYVGSSEYLSAGTHENVTVELEAEFTRGQVSVAQAYMDDGDESYAVGNETAYLTETNATVSDSAYLSSGDFSRNATEEPTATPESTGSSAPNTSTGSAATADEANGNGSAGDDGTETTTPGFTAVLALVAVVGAGLLARR; encoded by the coding sequence ATGAAGAGACGAACCCTCATCTCCGCCCTCGTATTGCTCTCCGCCGTCGTCGGCGTCGCCGCCCTGGCGGGCCCCGTGGCCGCCCAGGAGACGACCGAGACGGCAAACCGGACGGCGAGCGTCGAATACGACGACCAGTCGATCGACGCCACCGTCACCATCGCCGAGACGACCCTCCCCGACGGCGGCTTCGTGGCCGTGTACAACCAGTCGGGCAACTACGTGGGAAGCAGCGAGTACCTGAGCGCCGGCACCCATGAGAACGTCACGGTCGAACTCGAAGCCGAGTTCACCCGCGGACAGGTCTCGGTGGCCCAGGCGTACATGGACGACGGTGACGAGTCGTACGCCGTCGGCAACGAGACGGCCTACCTGACGGAGACGAACGCCACCGTCAGCGACAGCGCGTACCTCTCGTCGGGCGACTTCTCGCGCAACGCGACCGAGGAGCCGACCGCCACGCCCGAGTCGACCGGTTCGAGCGCGCCGAACACGTCGACCGGGTCCGCGGCCACCGCGGACGAGGCGAACGGCAACGGAAGCGCCGGCGATGACGGAACCGAGACGACGACGCCCGGCTTCACGGCCGTCCTGGCGCTCGTCGCCGTCGTCGGTGCCGGGCTCCTGGCCCGCCGGTAA
- a CDS encoding HpcH/HpaI aldolase family protein, with product MTESIRAALREGRPAGSWLSIPSPQVAEQVAESGVDFVVIDTEHAPASLETVEAMVRAVDAADAEAAALVRVAWNDHVRVKRVLDTGAAGVLAPQISTPGEAEALVEATRYPPEGRRGVAGARASNYGRSLSAYVDSANDEVATVGQVESAAAVENAAAIASVDGIDSLLVGPADLSASLGVFGEYESEAFLDAVDTVLAGSSVSVGTLATAPDQVDYWAELGFDYQIVGTDAGYLARGAAASLERYR from the coding sequence ATGACCGAGTCCATCAGGGCCGCGCTCCGCGAGGGTCGCCCGGCGGGAAGCTGGCTTTCCATCCCCTCGCCACAGGTCGCAGAGCAGGTGGCCGAGTCGGGCGTCGACTTCGTCGTCATCGACACCGAGCACGCGCCCGCCTCGCTGGAGACCGTCGAGGCGATGGTCCGCGCGGTCGACGCCGCCGACGCGGAGGCGGCGGCGCTGGTCCGCGTCGCCTGGAACGATCACGTCCGCGTGAAGCGCGTGCTCGACACCGGCGCGGCGGGCGTGCTCGCCCCGCAAATCTCGACTCCCGGGGAGGCCGAGGCGCTCGTCGAGGCGACGCGCTACCCGCCGGAGGGTCGCCGCGGCGTGGCCGGGGCGCGCGCGTCCAACTACGGGCGCTCGCTGTCGGCGTACGTCGACTCGGCGAACGACGAGGTGGCGACGGTCGGACAGGTCGAGTCGGCTGCGGCGGTCGAGAACGCGGCGGCCATCGCGTCCGTCGACGGAATCGACTCGCTGCTCGTGGGCCCCGCGGACCTCTCGGCGTCGCTGGGCGTCTTCGGCGAGTACGAGTCCGAGGCGTTCCTCGACGCCGTCGACACGGTGCTCGCCGGGAGTTCGGTGTCGGTCGGGACCCTCGCGACCGCGCCCGACCAGGTCGACTACTGGGCGGAGTTGGGGTTCGACTACCAGATCGTCGGCACCGACGCCGGCTATCTCGCCCGCGGCGCGGCGGCGTCGCTGGAGCGCTACCGCTAG